A section of the Thermotoga caldifontis AZM44c09 genome encodes:
- the kduD gene encoding 2-dehydro-3-deoxy-D-gluconate 5-dehydrogenase KduD: MNVLESFSLKGKVAIVTGSSRGLGQAMAIALAEAGADIVGVSRSKEQQEETKKAVESLNRKYLAIELDLNQTERVTEIVDMAVAEFGTVDILVNNAGIIRRAPILEYSEKDWDEVMNVNLKSVFLLSQRFARYLIEHEKRGKIINVASLLSFQGGIYTAAYTASKHGVLGLTRVFANELARYGINVNAIAPGYMVTDNTEALRKDEKRYNEILSRIPMGRWGLPEDLKGAVVFLASSASDYVTGSVIFVDGGWMSR, translated from the coding sequence TCGCCATCGTGACGGGGTCTTCGAGGGGTCTGGGCCAGGCGATGGCGATCGCGCTGGCAGAAGCGGGTGCGGACATCGTCGGGGTGAGTAGATCGAAAGAGCAGCAAGAAGAAACGAAGAAGGCCGTTGAATCTCTGAACAGGAAATATTTGGCCATCGAGCTGGATCTGAACCAGACTGAAAGGGTCACAGAGATCGTCGATATGGCTGTCGCTGAGTTCGGCACGGTCGACATACTGGTCAACAACGCCGGGATAATAAGACGCGCCCCAATCCTCGAGTACAGCGAGAAAGACTGGGACGAAGTGATGAACGTGAATCTGAAATCTGTCTTTCTTCTGTCACAGAGGTTCGCAAGGTATCTGATCGAGCACGAAAAGAGAGGAAAGATCATCAACGTGGCGTCTTTGCTCTCGTTTCAGGGTGGTATCTACACCGCAGCGTACACAGCTTCAAAACACGGTGTGCTCGGATTGACGAGAGTTTTTGCGAACGAACTGGCAAGGTACGGTATCAACGTGAACGCGATCGCGCCAGGCTACATGGTCACCGACAACACCGAAGCACTCAGAAAAGACGAAAAGAGGTACAACGAGATACTCTCCAGAATCCCCATGGGCAGGTGGGGATTGCCGGAAGATCTCAAGGGCGCGGTGGTGTTCTTGGCAAGCTCCGCTTCTGATTACGTAACGGGGTCTGTAATCTTCGTGGATGGAGGGTGGATGAGCAGATGA
- a CDS encoding cupin domain-containing protein: MNVFAHLDQVTPKKVKEGIEMRVLVWAGKMMMTHVTFKKGSVGDLHSHPHEQISYVVEGELIYRVGEEKYHMKAGSAIYVPSNVKHQVEALTDAVLLDIFTPIREDYLPQSV; this comes from the coding sequence ATGAACGTGTTCGCACATCTCGATCAGGTAACTCCGAAGAAGGTCAAGGAAGGCATCGAGATGAGGGTGCTCGTGTGGGCTGGGAAGATGATGATGACGCACGTCACCTTCAAAAAGGGTAGCGTTGGAGACCTTCACAGTCATCCTCACGAGCAGATCAGCTACGTTGTGGAGGGAGAACTCATCTACAGAGTCGGAGAAGAGAAGTACCACATGAAGGCAGGTTCGGCCATCTACGTTCCGAGCAACGTGAAACACCAAGTCGAGGCCCTTACGGACGCGGTCCTTCTGGACATCTTCACGCCCATAAGGGAGGATTATCTACCCCAATCTGTGTGA
- a CDS encoding TRAP transporter substrate-binding protein, which produces MKRLLVVLLVSAMFAVGLAAPIVLKSADVHPDGYPTVEAVKMMGRIIEIMTNGKYRIEVYTGGQLGDEKETIEQTIMNAIQMTRVSVAPLQTFYDPIGVFAMPYLFRDEEHYWKVLEGPIGEELLKGVEKIGLVGLCYYDAGARSFYTRKPVQKPEDLKGMKIRVQMNEVMVALMQALGATGVPMAYAEVYTALQTGVVDGAENNPPSYYTARHFEVAPYYCLDEHTRIPEILLISKAFWDKLTPEEKLIFKTAAIASVQYEKYLWKKMEEEALEAVQKGGAKIFKPDISAFQKLAQAVYDKFPQYKDLIKRIQEVK; this is translated from the coding sequence ATGAAGAGGTTGCTCGTGGTCTTACTGGTTTCGGCGATGTTCGCTGTGGGTCTGGCCGCACCGATCGTGCTCAAATCGGCGGACGTGCACCCTGATGGTTATCCAACGGTAGAGGCTGTCAAGATGATGGGCAGAATCATCGAGATCATGACCAACGGAAAGTACAGGATCGAAGTCTACACCGGCGGACAGCTCGGAGATGAGAAAGAAACGATCGAGCAGACGATCATGAACGCGATCCAGATGACACGCGTCTCCGTTGCCCCATTGCAGACGTTCTACGATCCCATTGGAGTCTTCGCGATGCCTTATCTGTTCAGAGACGAGGAACACTACTGGAAGGTTCTCGAAGGACCGATCGGTGAGGAACTGTTGAAAGGCGTTGAAAAGATCGGTCTCGTAGGCCTGTGCTACTACGATGCCGGTGCGAGGAGCTTTTACACAAGAAAGCCCGTGCAGAAACCAGAGGATCTGAAGGGAATGAAGATCAGGGTCCAGATGAACGAAGTCATGGTCGCGTTGATGCAAGCACTCGGTGCGACGGGTGTGCCCATGGCGTACGCCGAAGTCTACACGGCGCTGCAGACGGGTGTCGTGGACGGAGCTGAGAACAACCCGCCATCTTACTACACCGCTCGACACTTTGAAGTCGCACCCTATTACTGTCTCGATGAGCACACAAGAATTCCCGAAATCCTGCTGATCTCTAAAGCCTTCTGGGACAAGCTTACTCCAGAAGAAAAACTCATCTTCAAGACGGCTGCGATAGCTTCGGTGCAGTACGAAAAGTATTTGTGGAAGAAGATGGAAGAAGAGGCACTCGAAGCTGTACAGAAAGGTGGAGCCAAGATCTTCAAACCGGACATCAGCGCCTTCCAGAAACTCGCTCAGGCCGTTTACGACAAATTCCCACAGTACAAAG